acactttcataaatgtaaaataatctttttcaataatctttttataattctacaattatattttataattatacaattatcttttaaaattctacaattatatttatataattcttcaattttatttttctacaattcTACAATAATCTTTTTATAATTCTACAGTCATATTTAATTATTCTACAATAATCTTTTTACAATtccataaatatatgtttaaatcCTACAATCACCttttaataattctaaaaattgtaTTAACATAATTATACAACCATTCTCACCACAAAGAACGAAAATTCCAAAGGAATTATAATTACATTCACTACCTCAATAAATATAATTCTAATGCCTTATTTGGACCCATTGCCTTGTCAAACCAGCCACCAAATTCCTCGCTAGCCTTTTCAGATAACTCTCACGCCTTATTGAGACCCATTACCTCGCCAAAACACGCACCAAATTCGGTCCTACCCTTGAAAATTATAACcaaatttcagggaaactgatTAGCAGTCAAACCAGCACgaatttataaaatctttcaCCAGACTGGCTACTTTTTCTTACAGGCACCAACTTCGAGTTCTTCCCTGAAGGCTGCCACCTGGTAGCCGTCGACCCGAACCCCTTTTTCGGACAATACTACGACAAGAATCGATCAAAGTTTCCTAACATCAAGTCTACGGAAATCATTGTTGCAAAGGGTACGATAATGCACTAGAATGtattatacttttaatattatatattttggcaGGATATGATAATTAATTCTAGTTATTTCTGCTACAGAAAACAGACTGTAGATaagtgcatttattattattattattagtattattatttaaaaatgtatatatacagtggaacCCCATTTGTGGATACGCTAAAATATAAACACTACGGTGATTTCCCAAGATGctttaagatattattattattattattattattattattattattattattattatttcaggagaaGATATGGACGCAGTCAAAAGCGACAGCGTAGACGCTGTGGTGATGACACTGGTCCTGTGCTCGGTTTCTGACGTGCATCAGATTGTCCGTCAAGTTAGGAGGGTTCTCGCGCCTGTGAGTAACACGATTCCTCGTTTTAAAGCCCACTGGGCCTCTCTTTATGTACAgatttatgtacctggtagttaggtAACTCTAGTGAAAGGCTGTGAGATCTATGATCCTCACTCTAAAACAGTTTATGAAAGGACAACTTCTGCTCTTGACTTAATGCCTACTATTCCACCAAGCTAGGAATGGGTACCGTTGTCTGCTATGGTCAAGAAAAAGAGGTGTAggtcttgcaacctcatcctcaaATACTTTCTAATTCTTTCCATATCATTCAACTCATTCTCACACTATAACTCTATGCTTATCTATACCTACCCCTAAGCTGTTATCATCTCTCTTCAAAACGTACCATTAGAGGAAAAACTTCAGTAATATTAACCCTTATCTTCAGTAGATAACGAGTGGTACAAACCTCCCCTGGGAGGTAAGGTGTTATCTTATTTCATCTAAAGTACCAACTGAAATATACCTTTTGATGTTTCTTAATGCAATGGCggatgggagagaaagagagagagagagagagagaggtgagaaaggATAATAGCCAGTTTTACCTTGAAGGGATCGATACAACTGATCACTCAAGAATGCAAGGTTTAGAGCAGTGGAGAGTACAGCGCGAACACAGATTTCCGGGTGAGGAAATTTGATTTGGGGGACATATTTCCCCAAGGTTTTTAGAATGAAGGTTGTGGTTTCAAGCACAGAAAGGGTGGTGTTCTGCAGGGTCATAGTCCCAAGCTATTTCCCACCCTGGATGCTACCTACCAAAGTCAACTAACAACCAGATATATAATTAACTACTTGGGATTAAAAAGATTGCTAACCCCATAGAACCTATTTTGTTCAACCCTTATACACCTCTAATGGGTAAAGAAGAGGATGCACCTGGAACTTACATGACTGCAGGGGGTACCAGCCAAGTGTAAGGAAGGATATAGCCTTCCAGTTTCTTGGCAAACCTTCAAGGGTGAAACTGCTAGGCTCTCCCTGACCTTTCACCTTGACCATGACCTGAGCAGGAACTGgtgcccatttacagctgggttgaagaaagagaatatgaaaggaggtacagtaaaaggaatgaaaggggttgaagcagctagggACCTTGGGCAGGTACGCTGCGAGAACCTTAACTATTGACAGTGACTATTGTTTATAACTCTATGTAGGGTCATTCAGCCTGGGTAAAATGGGTCAATACTgatgctatatataatatattttatatagatacatctatatacatctatatacaccTAGTTCCTTCTCTGCCCGCAGGGAGGCAAATTCTACTTCATCGAGCACGTCAAAGAGTGGGACACAAAGAACCACTGGTTCGAAGGCGCCTTCAGCAGTTCCTGACCTTCACCAGGTTCTGGCCCCTGGTATTCGACGGGTGTCGCCTCGACGGTGACCCCATGCCCGTCGTGAGGGCACTGGGGGGCTTCTCCGAGGTCAGGCACGAGTATTTCTATGCCCCGGTGCCCGGGGGCATCGCGAAGTTGGTCGAGTCCCACCTGAAGTGTGTCGCTACTAAGTGATTGCTACCAAGGGATTCTGGGAGGGTTTGGTTGCCCCAGGAAATGGCGTCGCAAAGGCACGGGTCCTTGTGAATTTTGGGTCGGTGTTTTTGGTACTTTTTGctacttaaataaattaattttctcgttcgtttgtttggttttatttgaaACAATTCGATTTCCAAGTctgttattaatatcaatatttatcgAGAATTCCTcaacacaaacaaatattattattattattattattattattattattattattattattattattattattcaaaatgtaccCATACTGCTGGCTAAGCAGGCTGCCTGCTGATTAGGAAGTGAAAGCAGTACTACTGTGCTCAGCTCTGCTGACTAAAATCATGGGAATCTCCCCTGTCCCAATTGCAACTGCAATCAGAGTATTGTTGCTTCAAAGCAATGCAGCTATTGAATCACTATCGTCGCAGTACAATGCTGTAGTGTAATTGTGAGTGTTGCTAAAGTATAGTTCTGTAATACAATTGATTGTAAGGTTGACACACAGTTCTGTAGCATAACTGATTGTCAGATTGATACTCCAATCTTTGCTGGACTTTGTAAAGGAAGTTCCATCTCATCTACAAAAGTTCATGGGTCACAATAAGACATTGAAAGGCCAAAATATGGTAAGCAGAGTTATAAAGCAAGACCTGGGAATATTAAGGGTACCAAAAGGTACCAGTAGCGTGAGGAAGGCTGGAATCAAtacgcaaactctctctctctctctctctctctctctctctctctctctctctctctctctctctctctcttcgatctACGCTCGATGATACTTATATTGTGACCCTGGTTTGTGGCCAATGGACCTATTGTCTGTAAGCTTTTGGCCAAGAGGTcttgatattgagagagagagagagagagagagagagagagagagagagagagagagagagagagagagagagagagagtcatgctaCAACTGCTAGCTGGACCATCTCTCTGCAAAGATAAATGAATTGCAATTTTGTTCAACAGACTTTCCATGCTTGTATACGAACAGTTTCTACAAACaccacgggagagagagagagagagagagagagagagagagagagagagagagagagagagagagagagagagagagagagagagagagattttatttgttACGTACTGAAAGCAAGCAGTAGAAAGTTCCTGTTTATCAAtgcaaaaacttgttttttttttatttttctttgcattttttattacctCAACTTTTACTCAtggagaatattttttcttaagaaaaaggGATTGGTAAGGCGCtcaggtattgagagagagagagagagagagagagagagagagagagagagagagacagagacatcCTTACCACCCAAACATGCACTAACACTTGTAAAACCAAGAGAATTCACTTTCAAATCACTACTTCATTTTTGggtacaattttttatatataattttttccccacCTGTTAAAATCACAAGGTATGTTTTTTCTtaatcaaaagttttaaaaaaaacctACCTGGTTCACTCATTCACCAGGCACATTTAAACCTGGTTTTTTACCCGGCGTTTTTTCATCAACAGAGAAAGTGTTGgacgataataatgatattccACCCAAAACCAGTCAATTACATTGTAAGAACACTCTTTAAAAATCCTCACTTTTTTGAAGTGACAAACTGAATCACTTATTAAATAACTACGTCTGTACAAAGCCTTGGaggtattttcattgttttacacCAACTTTTACACCTAACCAGTCACTCAccatcctttttttatatattctcacaCAAAGTCCACAAATCTAACTCACATAATTCTGAATCAgagagttttttgtcattttaaacaatattttttgtatctaaagaattattaaataatctgaaagaataattcatatttgttctgataaagtttaagtaaataagactggaattattgttatttaattccCACTGCTCTTTTTCTATCATGCCTTCTGGTATCAATCGTACTTCCCCTAATATTTATTAGTCCTTTACAGACCTTAATCATtaatttaaacatgaaatattattaaatacgTCGAATTAATCAAATATACTCGTTCCTACAAAGTTTAAGCAGTAATTTGAtggattatatataattatacacactgCTCTTCACCTATCAACCCTCCTGTCATCAATTTCACTTCAATTCCTATATATTATCAAGACTTTGACATCTATAAACAATTTTTGATGAaggaatatgtataaatatatatactgtatatatatatataatataatcatctAAGGAATTATCCAACCCAACTGAACCAAAAAAACGAAACTGTTATGTCTGTAAATTTCCTTTGTTATGCCACTTTCTCTCTTCTATGCTTCTTGTTGGACAAATTTCTCCCACAGGGAAAAAAATGGACAGGGGTCGTGATTTGGCAACTACTGGACATCTCCGAAACTCTCGAAGAGAAAGTCTGGAAGGTGAAAGGTCAcgaaattcataataaatattaaaatatatatgattttttgggAATTGTTTTTGGtatattgttttaattgtgaGGGCCAGGAATTGTTATTTGTGGTAGAAAATGGTAATAATTTCAGCTGTGTTGAATATCAGTACTTGGCAACTTTCATGTCCACagtagcagttattattattattattattattattattattattattattattattattattattattattattattattattatatgtgttaaaTAATATTTAGCAATGGAAGTACTTAaaacttcagaaataataataataataataataataataataataataataataataataataataataataataataataaactcacaaGTGCCAATACTCGTCATAACATCACTGATAGAGCAATTACTGTCATTAATACAACTGTCATTACCGTCAAAATGACATTAAGAATAAGTCACACTCTTTAATGGCTTTCACTTTGAGACCTGAGGCTGTTACGTGACAGGTAAGATtacaggtgggggtgggggaggggggggagggagagagggggtgaGATAATTGGGCAGTGGGCCATCCACGGTAGGGGTTGAAAGTTGCCGAATTGGAttgttggtaataataataataataataataataataataataataataataataatgagaggacgtttgaattctctctctctctccctctccctctctctctctctaatgatctctctctctctctctctctctctctctctctctatctttctcaaatccaaaataaatacaataaatgaaatgggtgtattcttgagagagagagagagagagagagagagagagagagagagagagagagagagagagagagagatagtaatatAATGATttctctttcagtctctctctctatctctctctatctttctcaaatccaaaagaaatacaataaataaaatgagtgtcttcttgagagagagagaatctttctcaaatccaaaataaataaaatggatgtATTCATaacactttatctctctctctctctctctctctctctctctctctctctctctctctctctctctctctctctctccatacctgccCAGGTACAAAACCACCTGGCTTTCGCAAATGACCGTAAAAATTGACACGCCTACTGCGGATGCTGACcaaactttcattttcagtagaaACCGGTTTTGAAGTTTTGCATTTCTTCCcactttttctcttgcttttctttctaTGACATTAcgatggttgtgtgtgtgtgttgtgtgtgtgtgtgtgtgtgtgtgtgtgtgtgtgtgtgtatactaaaaTATATTAGCACCCTGGTGTCCTGAGAGGCAAGCCACAACAGTCAGCTAACCACCAGGTACTCGATTCAGCCCAacagaacataaatataaaaatcaaaaacatGAGAGAATCCTGCAGCCTAAACAGTGCTATTAAACAGAtatcagaagtctctctctctctctctctctctctctctctctctctctctctctctctctcttgtcacgtATTTGAGTGAAATCCGCATTAAAGTTTTGCACGTTTGACAGTTCTTGTTTTAAAATtggtttttttaatgtgtttctctttttcctgagagagagagagagagagagagagagagagagagagagagagagagagagagagagagagagagagagtatttattaaactatatatatagcattaatcTGTCTcagatgcataataataataataataataataataataataataataataataataataattagtagagatatgattatcattattactgactattatttttataaaaataattcttataactacaataataataataataataataataataataataataataataaagtatctactacaacaacaacaacaataataataataataataataataataataataataataataataattcaaaatgtaaaaatgacaaaaaataaacaaaagttggCAACTGCTCTCTGCAAGCAAGCAGTCTTTAGCGGATATGACACTGAACGAGAGATGTcctgtgtatggagagagagagagagagagagagagagagagagagagagagagagagagagagagaggagccataGCTCTCTCGTGTTGATGTTGGAGACAGCGTAGTGTTGGAGGAGGTACTgcggaggtggtggaggaggaggaagcgatCTCCAACACTACGCGGAGTCTAGGCCGATGTCTGCTGGCTTAGCactcgtaaagagagagagaaaagagagagagagagagagagagagagagagctctcctgTTGGAGACTACAGTGTTGGAGAAGGCACTGCAGAGGTGTTGGAGGAAGCAGTAGCAGCACAGCCCCACCAGCGATCTCCTCCAACACTAGGAATCGACGCCATCGTCATCACGCGGATTCCGTCCTCCTTcaccacagcagcagcagcagcagcagcgagtGTCAGTGCCGTTTGGAAAGCCGTCGCGACCGGACGCGTTCGCTCGTCGCTCCCGAATGCCGGGTCGTAGCCATCATAAGGACTGAAGCGCATCCTTCGAGAATCCTTTTTCGCTTGGCAGGATTAGGCAGCCCTGGGATGCGCGTGTGTGTGGGTATCCTGCGGCAGGACCTGGCCCAAGGACCGTGAAGGATATTCGGAGCTGGATAGCCGCATAGCCTCGAGTGAAATTGGATTAAAAGAAAGGTATTGATGTTCCTTAGTGGGACCCTTGTGTAGTGGCCGGCCGAAGCCACGAATGTATGGGACctggtttttaattatttttttcggcTACATCCTGAGCAGTTCGTGGCCCAGGTCGACGTTCGTCCACTGCAGAAAATAGTCCTTTATTCATTCCACTGAGGAAATGGGCAGAAGGTGGTTGATGTTTttcaatatattaaattttttccagatttctttgaAGCAAAATGCCGGCAAATCGTGACCAAAATATGGaccagattttaattattttttagggGGCCACATTTTAAGCAATTCGTGGGCCACTTTGTGGCCCAGTTCGACGTTCGTCCACTGCAGAAAATAGTCCTTTATTCATTCCACTGAGGAAATGGGCAGAAGGTGGTcgatgtttttaaatatattaaattttttccagatttctttgaAGCAAAATGCCGGCAAATCGTGACTGATGTATGGaccagtttttaattatttttagggGTCACATTTTAAGCAGTTCGCGGGCCAATTTGTGGCCCAGTTACGCTTTGAGCCACTGGAGAAAAGGGTCCTTTACTCATCCCACCGAGGAAACGTGGAGAAAGTGGCtcacgacaatatatatattcaattttttccaaatttctctGACACGAGCATGCTGGCAACATGTGACTGGACAAAAGAAGCCATAGGATAGATCCGGTCTCTTttgcctgttctctctctctctctctctttattttctcatttttatcacGATTCCTTCATCCATTAATgtaagagataaataaaacaaagaaacaaccaAATTAACAGCGTGGAAACAACGTACAGTTAGCTACTGGGCTGCCATAAATAGCTAACCCCCGCTGAATAGGCCTTAAGACTACTGGCTATTAGGCCTAATGATATTGATTTTCAGGGGTTAGGCAACACTTGTACAATGCTAGGCAAGATTTGTTTCATTGTATTCAACTAACAAAATCTGTTTATTtgaagttttataatatataaaaatatataaattattcattactGAATGATTGGTTTGGGTAATTTAAATCAGTGGATATTATAACTGTTGTAATTGTTAagttattaacaaaatttataactGTTATAACTGTTAATTGCTTAGATTCTCATAAGCCTGCAATTAATGTATTAACAAAATTGCTTAGATATAAATTGAGAAAGAATTTGTAAGTGTTTAATATGACTACTTGGATACTGAAATGAACCAATTTAGACCTAAATTTATATAATCAATAACTGTTAAAATTAAATCCTGGATTTACAGACAAGATTAGCTGGGATTAAATTCATGAATCTAACTGTATTTAACTGTAatggttaatttatatataaaaagtaattagtTTAATATCTGGATTAAGACTGGAGTTCTATAACTTACAATAGGCAGCTAGTACAACCCCTGGTTAGAAATTTGGGTTGGTTGTAAGGTTAAAACATCAGTTAGAAGTTATAGACTTCTAGTTAAGGATGGCAGAGAAGTTAAGGAACTAAGAACTAGCTGTTGCTAAGATAACTATACTCCAAGGACTGGGAGTGACCTTAAAGTGGAAACTAGCTAGTACTTGTTATTTGACAGTTGCTTGCTTGGTCTGAACGAGACCAGATGTCCACACCTGGCTACTTGTGCACACTTTATACCACTTAAGGGGTGGGCACTTTTGGGTATTGGCACGTGTTGGCTTCAGCCAACTTACCAGTAAGTGTTGTACATGAACCACTAGTCTagttttgttcaaattttttttagctggtttttatatatgtgtttatatattggtggtttgtttatatatatttatttatatattcacggagagagagagagagagagagagagagagagagagagagagagagagagagagagagagagagagagaatgatcaacCACAGAGCTGATATATTGAAACCGATCTATACATCACTCACTTATAAACCCCCACTTCTCCCGTATCCCCCCTACCAAGCcctaccaccccctcccccaggggagggagaggacttcccctcccctccccccaggggaggggaggaggggactTCCCCTTCCCTTCAGCCCAATTTTATCAACGGTCATATCCGTGAGGAGCCTAACTGGACTATACTACCAAAGGGATTAATCGGTTATAGAGATAATgtggcagattctctctctctctctctctctctctctctctctctctctctctctctctctctctcctgtgcctCTGTCTGACCAAAGCAATGACTTATGTACCTGATCATTAGTCGACTGTGTAGGGTGtaataatcaaggtcaccgaaaatagatctatctttcggtggtctcggtatataatgctgtgtgagccgcggcccgtgaaactttagccacggcacGGTAGGGCTATTagggttaactttaaccttaaatgaaatgaaaactagtgaggctagaggcctgcaatttggtatgtttgatgattggagggtgggtgatcaacataccaatttgcagccctctagcctcagcagttttttaacttagagagagagagagagagagagagagagagagagagagagagagagagagagagagagagagagagagagagaagcataattAAGAATTAGATTctgtgaaaaaaagagagagagagagagagaattagattctgagagaaacagatagaaagagagagagagagagagagagagagagagagagagagagagagagagagagagagagagagagatgggaaaaaatgaaaagaaatttaacaaaattaataattttgagaGAAGTTGAAATGAACCAATAGAGATAAATAGTAAAATTGGTTTAACTTAAACCTACTTAGTTAAACCCATTCAATAAAAAGGGGTTTTAACTTAAACCCATTCAGTTAAAACCCAAAAACCTGAGTGAATAAACAATGACGATGAACCATAAATAAACCAatacaaaagctctctctctctctctctctcgaaaacatACCCAaatctccatctttctctctctctctccataacatgtaattttcccttcttctttcctctctttctcctaagtacacaatctctctctctctctctctctctctctctctctctctctctctctctctctctctctctctctctctctctctccatggcaaGCAGCTTTCCCTCTCAAACCCGCTGCCATCACTGGACAAAAGGAACTTCCAAACTTTCTCCCAATTCATGCAATCTATTTACCTGTGATCAACAAACATTTTTAcctgtgcttcttcttctttccccccacatgagaatctctctctctctctctctctctctctctctctctctctctctctctctctctctctctctcttttttatttttgttttatcgttCGGTTGTTATAATCATTATCACTTATAAGAATGAATTTGATAAGCTtttgaaagttattaaaaatattgtgtacagatttaaaaattcttgttttgttttccaaattTTTCGTTTGGTCCCACCCAACCCTCTGGGTTGGAGAAAAGGGGCGTGATTTGCATTTTTGTGGTGTCTAAATGACCCTATTAATTCGTTTTTTAATTTGGTCCATACATACAGGGGGGTTGGGGGCTTAATAGCCCCCCTTACAAAATTGAAAAGGGGGGTTGAATGACCTCCACCTTGTGAAATTGAAATCTTTTTCCACAACTACATACATGACCTTTTTCCACAAATACATCTGATATGACCTTTTTCCACAAATACATATGATAGGACCTTTTTCCACAAGTACATATACGAACTTTCTCAAGTCAGGATAAAATCTCTGTCTTACTGAGCTGTGAAATGGACCTCTGTTCCGTTCTGTGGCCATATTTATAAACTATCCAGTGTCTAGTTTAGTCTCTTGTATAAAACACCTTTTCGTCTGCACCCAAAACCCACTGAAAAATTATTCTTGCATGTTTTCAAACAGATGTCACCATGACCTCTGTACAAGTTTGTGAAATATAGACTCTGAACTTCTATACATTTGTAAGGTCAAGAACTTCCCAGTGATTTTTCAAGTTCTGCCAATAAGCATTCCTGGATATTTTCCTGGTATGAGGTACCAGGGAAGTAAGAACTGTAAACCAGGAACCAGTTGGTGAAATTTGTGAAATCCTGGTCCACATCCTGAAATAAAACCATGTTTCCCAAAATGTTTGAGTGATTTGGCAGTTGTCCCTGAAATTGGCAGCACAGCTGATATAATATTCCTGTATGGAGTTTTCTAAGTGACTTATCAACATTTCTCATTCATTAGACCTGTTTGGAATATTTGCCAACATCTAATTCAAGTTTTTAGCCTTGGTTACGTCAAATGAATTCATGAATGAGCACTACAGCTCATGATATGTGTGCAAAAGTCACCTAAACAGCAATATCGAATGGGTGTTTCAGTCCCTCTTCTAAACCAGCGACCGTCACGCAATGGTCTCGTTAATTTTCTCATCGTATTCCTAATATTTCACGTTATGTCCTTCATGAATACATTAAGTAACCCTCCATACAACCTCTCCTTTCATCAGAAACCTCCAAACCTCCTCCGTCACGGCCTTTCAAATGCAAATGAGTCTATACGTTTGACAAATCATCTTCCGCTCTCCTGAAAGCGTGTTCGCGATCACACTTAATCTCAGTGACGTTTCAAAGGTGGCACTGAATGGCTGTCTCTGAACGGAACGGATTCTAGTGGACTCATGCAGTCTAAAAATGGACCAAGGTATCTTCTATAAGTGTTGATAGAGGCTACTGACTGCTTGTCAAATTCTTCAGGAGCAGGTCCACCATTTTTGGGCACTAGGACCCATCCTTCTCTAATGCCCCATTCTATTGTTTGTCTATATCAGGCTATAAAAAAGAGCATTAAGTCCCCAACCCTGTAACCCTacacaaacaaaatcaaatactatacaaacacacacacgccacCAATACATGACTAACAACTGCCAATTTCTCATCCCAGGAAAGAGAACTGTAAACCTTCACAACAAACGTGGCTGAAGCTGCGACGAGAGGCCTCTGACGCAGAAGAAGGACGAAGGAGTCTCGGAAGAGCTAGAAAGAAAGGGTCTGCAGAGATGCTGGAATGGGATATGATCTACTTCGAGCGCCCGCGCACCGTCGTGGGCCTCATCATAGGCGTGGGCTTCCTTCTCTACTATTTCGTGGAAGTTGCCAAGGTAAGAGAACCACTActaaatagtattattattattattattcagaagagagaCCCTACTCATGTGGAACTAGTCCACCACAGAACTGAGCTTGAaattcctagggctggcccgaaggattagcgtggctaagaac
The DNA window shown above is from Macrobrachium rosenbergii isolate ZJJX-2024 chromosome 35, ASM4041242v1, whole genome shotgun sequence and carries:
- the LOC136856282 gene encoding thiol S-methyltransferase TMT1A-like: MDRFEFTVSLHEYKRVSSLVLEYARIHKRSTYIGAGVVAFLVAYKFSLRKRWFAWLFNVSTREKFEKYDDMKREFFKPLSEMASHDPGLREENSIKILEVGVGSGTNFEFFPEGCHLVAVDPNPFFGQYYDKNRSKFPNIKSTEIIVAKGEDMDAVKSDSVDAVVMTLVLCSVSDVHQIVRQVRRVLAPGGKFYFIEHVKEWDTKNHWFEGAFSSS